From Enterococcus mundtii, the proteins below share one genomic window:
- a CDS encoding ATP-binding cassette domain-containing protein: MIELVNVSKQYEKTKSLHKISFTVKQGEVIGIVGKSGSGKSTLLRLLNLMETPTEGTIKLNGVDVQSLSKKERQQQQQKIGMIFQHHNLLENLRVYENIALPLKLQRKKEPKKINDLLDFVGMSHKAESYPVKLSGGERQRVSIARALSRDPHLLLCDEATSSLDEENTESVVRLLHKTHAEFQPTIFFVSHELETVKRLCKRILVMENGHLIGELTNDPKQYAEEELTYFEKIKRSLTDELTHSID, translated from the coding sequence GTGATCGAGCTAGTAAATGTGTCGAAGCAGTATGAAAAGACCAAGTCGTTGCATAAGATTAGTTTTACGGTGAAACAAGGGGAAGTGATCGGGATCGTTGGGAAAAGTGGTTCTGGGAAATCGACCTTGTTACGTTTATTGAATTTGATGGAAACGCCTACTGAAGGTACGATCAAACTAAATGGTGTAGATGTTCAGTCATTATCAAAAAAAGAGCGCCAACAGCAACAACAGAAAATAGGTATGATTTTTCAACATCATAACCTACTTGAAAATTTACGTGTTTACGAAAATATTGCATTACCTTTAAAGTTACAAAGGAAGAAAGAGCCTAAAAAAATCAATGATCTACTCGATTTTGTTGGCATGAGTCATAAAGCAGAAAGCTATCCAGTCAAACTTTCTGGAGGGGAAAGACAACGGGTTTCTATTGCAAGAGCGTTAAGTAGGGATCCACATTTGTTACTTTGTGATGAAGCAACGAGTTCTTTAGACGAAGAAAATACAGAAAGTGTAGTTCGTTTATTACATAAAACACATGCCGAGTTTCAACCGACTATTTTTTTTGTTAGTCATGAACTGGAAACCGTCAAACGCTTATGTAAAAGGATCTTAGTCATGGAAAATGGGCATCTGATCGGTGAATTGACGAATGACCCAAAACAGTACGCGGAAGAGGAACTAACCTATTTTGAAAAAATAAAAAGGAGTTTGACTGATGAACTTACCCACAGCATTGATTGA
- a CDS encoding methionine ABC transporter permease: protein MNLPTALIEYWPSLINSLKETGIMMAISMFVCVLGGLPVGLGLYLTNPKVRGTHPWLYWLLNFIVTVVRSFPYLLLVIALIPVTRSILGKAFGPVPSSIPLSIVAVAIFARLVEQVLLDVPEEIYALSNSLGASRFQYIWHFLFVEARSGLVLAYTTTTVSMISYSTVMGVVGGGGIGDFAVRVGYQRYEYGVMYVAIVIMIALVFILQMFGNFVAQSLDKRK from the coding sequence ATGAACTTACCCACAGCATTGATTGAATATTGGCCGTCTCTAATCAATAGTTTGAAAGAAACGGGCATCATGATGGCGATTTCCATGTTCGTTTGTGTGTTGGGAGGTTTGCCAGTAGGATTAGGTCTATATTTGACAAATCCTAAGGTTAGAGGGACCCATCCTTGGTTATACTGGTTGCTCAACTTCATCGTGACGGTCGTTCGCTCGTTTCCATATCTTTTATTAGTGATTGCGTTGATCCCAGTGACGCGATCGATTTTAGGAAAGGCCTTTGGACCTGTTCCTTCATCTATACCACTTAGTATTGTGGCAGTCGCAATTTTTGCTCGTTTAGTGGAGCAAGTGTTGTTAGATGTACCTGAAGAGATCTATGCCTTATCGAATTCATTAGGCGCTTCAAGATTTCAATACATCTGGCACTTCTTATTTGTTGAAGCGCGAAGTGGCTTAGTGTTGGCTTATACCACGACAACAGTTAGTATGATCTCTTATTCTACCGTCATGGGCGTCGTAGGTGGGGGCGGGATCGGTGATTTTGCTGTCCGTGTCGGCTATCAACGGTATGAGTATGGAGTCATGTATGTTGCTATTGTGATCATGATCGCTTTGGTCTTTATTTTACAAATGTTTGGAAACTTTGTCGCACAATCATTAGATAAACGAAAGTAG
- a CDS encoding MetQ/NlpA family ABC transporter substrate-binding protein produces the protein MKKFYLFAFAVVGVLVLAACGGSNETAESKKEITVAVQLESSKDILEIAKKEVEKSGYTINIMEVSDNVAYNDAVQHKEADANFAQHEPFMERFNQEKDADLVAVQPIYYFAGGFYSKEYDDVNDLPENAKVGIPSDPTNEGRALAILNENGIIQLKDGIGFDGTVADIVENPKNLTFESIDLLNLVKAYDESDIAMVFCYPAYLEPANLTTEDALLLEDEAASKHYALQLVTREEEKDSEKIKVLKEAMTTPEVADYIKNNSKGSNIPAF, from the coding sequence ATGAAAAAGTTTTATTTATTTGCATTTGCTGTAGTTGGTGTTCTAGTCTTAGCAGCCTGTGGTGGAAGTAATGAAACCGCAGAAAGTAAAAAAGAAATCACTGTAGCGGTTCAATTGGAATCCTCAAAAGATATTCTAGAAATTGCTAAAAAAGAAGTAGAAAAATCAGGCTACACGATCAATATCATGGAAGTCAGTGATAATGTTGCTTATAATGATGCCGTCCAACATAAGGAAGCAGATGCAAACTTTGCGCAACACGAACCCTTTATGGAACGATTCAATCAAGAAAAAGACGCTGATTTAGTAGCTGTCCAACCAATCTATTATTTTGCTGGCGGATTTTATTCAAAAGAATATGATGATGTCAATGATTTGCCAGAAAACGCTAAAGTGGGCATTCCTAGTGATCCAACAAATGAAGGTCGTGCGTTAGCGATTTTGAATGAGAATGGGATCATTCAATTGAAAGACGGAATCGGTTTTGATGGTACAGTCGCAGATATTGTAGAGAATCCTAAAAATCTTACCTTTGAAAGTATTGATCTTTTGAATCTAGTAAAAGCTTATGATGAAAGTGACATTGCGATGGTCTTTTGTTATCCAGCATATTTGGAACCAGCAAACTTGACGACAGAAGATGCCTTGTTACTCGAAGACGAAGCAGCAAGCAAACATTATGCGTTGCAATTAGTTACTCGAGAGGAAGAAAAAGATAGCGAGAAAATCAAGGTGTTGAAAGAAGCGATGACTACACCAGAAGTCGCTGACTACATCAAAAATAATTCAAAAGGCTCAAATATCCCAGCATTTTAA
- a CDS encoding carbohydrate binding domain-containing protein, translating to MKKNNLKKIAATSMLLLTLGGPVVTSATSQSTGDSANVSNQVEEQLTIKNGDFNDGLNHWIVSSPGTQNPTIEELSGNKYAVATYGENIHQYLALKPNTTYTFGYDVAGSADFPAKVEFGTMNHDEGFISLEETSHNNENWTRREFTFTTPDTENTYIIRFSSTGNGWAKFDNIQVEPEKTETSLLTVGTQDREAYAYLNLDAERFNSSERLMVYVDGRYHFETYKGKTYYSFTSKTDEGTQVRRSISGVKGQVIEVYTAPNSPGHSSTGKRLLESITLEEDLAVDTSLLEHAVKNIQLTGNRLDVDFDRASFEGNNRMFIRKNGAYVAEIYKGKVYYGSVRERAEDSVKVSKTIDYKSGDVISVELSSGTPGGSSNVLQVLATYEVE from the coding sequence ATGAAAAAAAACAACTTGAAAAAAATTGCAGCAACAAGCATGTTACTTCTTACGTTAGGAGGACCGGTCGTGACATCTGCGACAAGCCAATCAACAGGCGATTCGGCGAATGTCAGTAATCAGGTAGAAGAACAGTTAACAATCAAAAACGGTGACTTCAATGATGGTTTGAACCATTGGATCGTGTCTAGTCCAGGTACACAGAATCCAACAATCGAAGAGTTAAGCGGAAATAAATATGCAGTTGCTACTTATGGAGAAAACATTCATCAATATTTGGCACTGAAACCAAACACGACCTATACATTCGGCTATGATGTAGCAGGTAGCGCTGATTTTCCAGCAAAAGTTGAATTTGGTACGATGAATCATGATGAAGGTTTTATTTCGTTAGAAGAAACATCACACAACAATGAAAACTGGACACGTAGAGAATTTACATTTACTACCCCTGATACAGAGAATACATACATCATTCGTTTTTCTTCGACAGGAAATGGTTGGGCGAAATTTGACAATATTCAAGTAGAACCAGAAAAAACAGAAACGAGTTTATTGACTGTAGGAACACAAGATCGTGAAGCTTATGCGTATTTAAATCTAGATGCAGAACGTTTCAACAGTTCAGAACGATTGATGGTCTATGTTGATGGTCGTTATCATTTTGAAACCTATAAAGGTAAAACTTACTATTCATTTACAAGCAAAACCGATGAAGGTACTCAAGTACGTCGTAGCATTTCCGGTGTCAAAGGACAAGTAATCGAAGTCTATACCGCACCAAATTCACCTGGTCACAGCTCAACAGGCAAGCGCTTGTTAGAATCGATCACATTAGAAGAAGATTTAGCAGTGGACACTTCTTTATTAGAACATGCGGTGAAGAATATTCAATTAACAGGAAACAGATTAGACGTTGATTTTGATCGTGCAAGTTTCGAAGGGAACAACCGAATGTTCATTCGTAAAAATGGTGCCTATGTCGCAGAAATCTATAAAGGTAAAGTTTATTATGGATCAGTTCGTGAAAGAGCAGAGGACAGCGTAAAAGTTAGTAAAACAATTGATTATAAATCTGGCGATGTAATCTCAGTTGAATTAAGCAGTGGAACACCTGGTGGTTCATCGAATGTGTTGCAAGTATTAGCAACGTATGAAGTAGAATAA
- the tnpA gene encoding IS200/IS605 family transposase — MANKANSLAHTKWLCKYHIVFTPKYRRKIIYNQYRASIQEIIKRLCKYKGVEILEGHMMPDHVHLLLSIPPKISVSSFMGYLKGKSALMIFDKHANLKYKFGNRHFWAEGYYVSTVGLNEATIRKYIQEQEKHDIALDKLSVREYEDPFKG, encoded by the coding sequence ATGGCTAATAAAGCAAATAGTTTAGCCCATACAAAGTGGCTGTGCAAATACCACATTGTATTCACACCAAAGTATAGAAGAAAAATCATCTATAATCAATATCGAGCAAGTATTCAAGAAATTATCAAACGACTATGTAAGTATAAGGGAGTAGAAATCTTGGAAGGACATATGATGCCAGATCACGTCCATCTATTATTGAGTATCCCACCAAAAATAAGCGTGTCAAGTTTTATGGGTTATCTTAAAGGAAAGAGTGCATTGATGATTTTTGATAAACATGCAAATTTAAAATATAAATTTGGCAATCGACATTTTTGGGCAGAAGGATATTATGTAAGCACAGTGGGATTGAATGAAGCGACCATAAGGAAATACATTCAAGAACAAGAGAAACATGATATAGCGCTAGATAAATTGAGCGTTCGAGAATACGAGGACCCTTTTAAGGGTTAG
- a CDS encoding helix-turn-helix transcriptional regulator, whose amino-acid sequence MFSPNDIFTPNPSQQDIDTTLKEMTEHGDSLFPIAVHYTNHPAHQENMIHPHWHRELEILYVYQGLMEVKIEGVPYVVHEGEVMFIPANQLHEALNHQMNACAFFAIVFDASFIESRVSDHIQQTYLDPLLHSPEQVAIHFTNDCSSISEIQQLVITIIDTFALKESRFELTIKAQLFLLIKHFSRYSTQVNPAKLVASKNKLNTYRCKKIILYLEENYQSTITLEAISRHIGYSKEHFCRFFKKHFRMTFFTYLNQMRIKKAEYLLLHTDLKIIDIALEAGFEDPNYFTSLFKRETQMTPTGYRKKMCDFTNI is encoded by the coding sequence ATGTTTAGTCCAAACGATATTTTTACCCCCAATCCTAGTCAACAAGATATTGATACCACGCTAAAGGAAATGACCGAACATGGGGATAGTTTGTTTCCAATTGCCGTTCACTATACGAATCATCCAGCCCATCAGGAAAATATGATCCACCCCCATTGGCATCGAGAACTAGAGATTCTTTATGTCTATCAAGGACTCATGGAAGTCAAAATAGAAGGAGTACCTTACGTTGTTCACGAAGGAGAGGTTATGTTTATTCCTGCGAATCAATTACATGAAGCACTCAATCATCAAATGAATGCCTGTGCATTTTTTGCCATCGTGTTTGATGCTTCATTCATTGAAAGTCGCGTTTCCGATCATATCCAGCAAACTTATCTTGATCCATTGCTCCATTCACCAGAACAAGTAGCGATCCATTTTACAAATGATTGCTCAAGTATTTCTGAGATCCAACAACTAGTGATCACGATCATTGATACATTTGCCTTGAAAGAATCTCGCTTTGAACTGACGATCAAAGCACAATTGTTCTTACTGATCAAACATTTTTCGCGCTACAGTACTCAAGTGAATCCTGCAAAGTTAGTTGCTAGTAAAAACAAACTCAACACGTATCGCTGTAAAAAAATCATTCTATATCTTGAAGAAAATTACCAAAGCACGATCACTCTTGAAGCAATCAGTCGTCATATTGGCTATAGCAAAGAGCATTTCTGTCGTTTTTTTAAAAAACATTTTCGTATGACTTTTTTCACGTATTTAAATCAAATGCGCATCAAAAAAGCAGAGTACCTGTTACTGCATACAGATTTGAAAATCATCGATATTGCCTTGGAAGCCGGTTTTGAAGACCCTAATTACTTCACTAGCCTGTTTAAACGCGAAACGCAAATGACTCCGACAGGTTATCGGAAAAAAATGTGCGATTTCACCAATATATGA
- a CDS encoding ABC transporter substrate-binding protein, giving the protein MKKQRGFLILAFIMVLGITGCGTAQSGSSDDGSVTLEIFNIKTETAEQMDALVEDFEKDHPQIKINLTTVGGGTDATAALQSKFSSGDEPDIFMLGGLADTQIWQHKLYDLGETTLAKQAIEGTLEGATLDDTVYGVPMNIEGYGWLINQKIFKQAGIDSGSINSFEAFEEAVQLLDSKKDELGLQGVFGFSGAETWVSSQYSSNFLAPEFDNSLEMTYEALELSVDYAEQMKNYTDLVIKYNAQPMEAMDYSTSVEELFASEKVAIIHQGNWIVPTLDSLDETFTKEKLGILPMQIEASGESNIVAGPAWYWGVNKDKDQEVIDASIEFLTWMYTDEQAMTAIIDEFQFIPAYTNFSSEAINDPLSKEIYTYLSEGKTVPWVHNSYPDGFGQNIFGVQIQAYAADRISWEEFIDTLQTNWAQERK; this is encoded by the coding sequence ATGAAGAAACAACGAGGATTTTTAATACTTGCTTTTATCATGGTGTTAGGAATTACTGGCTGCGGTACGGCACAAAGCGGGTCTTCAGATGATGGTAGTGTAACATTAGAGATTTTCAATATCAAGACAGAAACAGCCGAGCAAATGGATGCTTTGGTAGAGGATTTTGAAAAAGACCATCCGCAGATCAAGATCAACTTGACGACGGTTGGCGGGGGAACCGATGCGACAGCAGCGTTGCAATCAAAGTTTTCCTCAGGGGATGAACCAGATATCTTTATGTTGGGTGGATTAGCAGATACGCAGATTTGGCAACATAAACTCTATGATCTTGGGGAAACGACGTTAGCTAAACAAGCAATTGAGGGAACATTAGAGGGGGCTACACTCGACGATACGGTCTATGGGGTGCCGATGAATATCGAGGGATATGGCTGGTTGATCAACCAGAAGATTTTTAAACAAGCTGGCATCGATAGTGGATCGATCAACTCATTTGAGGCATTTGAAGAAGCCGTTCAATTATTGGATAGTAAAAAAGATGAACTTGGGCTACAAGGCGTATTTGGTTTTAGCGGGGCAGAAACGTGGGTATCCAGTCAATATAGTTCAAATTTTCTTGCTCCGGAGTTTGATAACAGCTTAGAAATGACCTATGAGGCACTGGAATTAAGCGTAGATTATGCCGAGCAAATGAAAAACTACACCGACTTGGTCATTAAGTACAATGCACAACCAATGGAGGCAATGGATTACAGTACATCTGTTGAAGAATTATTTGCCAGTGAAAAGGTGGCTATCATCCATCAAGGAAATTGGATCGTACCGACATTGGATAGCTTAGATGAGACGTTCACGAAAGAAAAACTAGGGATTCTTCCTATGCAGATCGAAGCATCGGGAGAAAGCAACATCGTGGCGGGGCCAGCTTGGTATTGGGGGGTCAATAAAGACAAAGACCAAGAAGTCATTGATGCGTCGATCGAATTTTTAACGTGGATGTATACGGATGAGCAGGCGATGACAGCAATCATCGATGAGTTTCAATTCATTCCGGCGTATACCAACTTTTCGAGCGAAGCGATCAATGATCCGTTATCTAAGGAAATCTATACGTATTTAAGCGAAGGTAAAACCGTTCCATGGGTCCATAATTCCTATCCAGATGGGTTTGGACAAAATATATTTGGTGTCCAGATCCAAGCGTATGCAGCCGATCGAATCTCTTGGGAGGAATTTATTGATACCTTGCAAACCAATTGGGCACAAGAAAGGAAGTAA
- a CDS encoding carbohydrate ABC transporter permease, with amino-acid sequence MLTNRTKAFWLLLAPALLALAIVLFIPLLTGSYYSLTNWNGNTVGEFVGFENYLRAFNDQGFIDSLLFTAKFSFFSVILINIVALGLAMFVTQKLGRWTTFFRTIFFMPNLIGGIILGFIWQFIFNKAFESLATMTGIDFFAGWLNTPETGFWGLIILFVWQMSGYMMLIYISFLNNIPEEILEAADMDGANPLQVFFRIKLPMLMPAFTVTLFLTLSNAFKIYDQNLALTQGGPFNSTQMVAMNIYNEAFGMRKMGYAQAKAVIFLVIIVIISVVQISLTRKKEVSA; translated from the coding sequence ATGTTAACAAATCGCACAAAAGCTTTTTGGTTATTACTTGCACCAGCGTTATTGGCGTTAGCGATCGTTTTGTTCATTCCATTACTGACAGGTAGTTATTATTCACTGACAAACTGGAATGGCAATACAGTAGGTGAATTCGTTGGATTTGAAAACTATCTTCGGGCATTTAATGATCAAGGATTTATCGACAGTTTACTGTTTACCGCAAAATTCTCATTTTTCAGTGTGATTTTGATCAACATCGTGGCTTTAGGTCTAGCGATGTTCGTGACACAAAAATTAGGTAGATGGACGACTTTTTTCCGTACGATCTTTTTCATGCCAAATTTGATTGGAGGGATCATCCTAGGATTTATTTGGCAGTTTATTTTCAATAAAGCATTTGAAAGTCTGGCGACTATGACGGGCATTGATTTTTTTGCCGGTTGGCTGAACACGCCGGAAACGGGGTTTTGGGGGCTCATTATTTTATTTGTTTGGCAAATGAGTGGCTATATGATGCTGATCTATATCTCATTTCTCAACAATATTCCAGAAGAGATTTTGGAAGCGGCAGATATGGATGGGGCGAATCCTTTGCAAGTCTTTTTCCGTATCAAATTACCCATGTTGATGCCAGCTTTCACCGTCACTTTGTTCTTGACGTTGTCCAACGCATTTAAAATCTATGATCAAAACTTAGCACTGACACAAGGTGGTCCGTTCAATTCCACACAAATGGTGGCGATGAATATCTACAATGAAGCATTCGGGATGCGAAAGATGGGCTATGCACAGGCAAAAGCGGTGATTTTTCTGGTTATTATTGTGATCATCTCAGTGGTTCAAATCTCGCTGACACGAAAAAAGGAGGTCAGTGCATGA
- a CDS encoding carbohydrate ABC transporter permease yields MKQSKVKHPRQIKKALLIFSGLVLASLWFYPFFLVVINSFKTKAEIFQNTLTLPTGLTLDNYIESFERLDFFKSAANSLLITIGSLVLIVFVSSMAAYALSRNTSRLSSFLYFIVAIGLLIPFQGIMIPLISLFGQVSMLNQPGLMVMYLGLATSMSTFLYYGALRGIPKSLDEAALIDGANTFQIYWQVIFPLLKPTTVTVIVLNALWFWNDYLLPSLSINKAGMYTIPLQMFYFFGEFNKQWHLALAALVIVVLPIIILFVVLQKHVVKGISDGAVK; encoded by the coding sequence ATGAAGCAATCAAAAGTGAAACATCCACGACAGATTAAGAAGGCGCTACTGATTTTTAGCGGATTGGTGCTTGCTAGTCTGTGGTTTTATCCGTTTTTCTTAGTGGTGATCAATTCATTCAAAACCAAAGCAGAGATATTCCAAAACACACTCACTTTACCAACTGGGCTAACACTTGACAACTATATCGAGTCGTTCGAGCGATTGGATTTTTTCAAAAGTGCAGCTAATTCGTTACTGATAACGATCGGATCTTTAGTATTGATTGTGTTTGTTTCTTCCATGGCGGCCTATGCGTTATCGAGAAACACGAGTCGCTTAAGTTCATTTCTTTATTTTATTGTCGCAATTGGCTTATTGATTCCTTTTCAGGGAATCATGATTCCCTTAATTTCACTTTTTGGGCAAGTCAGTATGCTGAATCAGCCAGGTTTGATGGTGATGTATCTAGGATTAGCGACAAGTATGTCGACCTTTTTATATTACGGTGCTTTACGAGGGATTCCGAAATCATTAGATGAAGCGGCATTGATCGATGGGGCAAATACCTTCCAAATCTATTGGCAAGTCATTTTTCCTTTGCTGAAGCCTACGACAGTGACAGTCATCGTGTTGAATGCCTTATGGTTTTGGAATGATTATCTGTTGCCTTCATTAAGCATCAACAAAGCAGGGATGTATACAATTCCTTTACAGATGTTTTATTTCTTCGGCGAATTCAATAAGCAGTGGCACTTGGCACTGGCTGCGCTAGTGATCGTCGTCTTACCGATTATTATTTTATTTGTTGTCTTGCAAAAACATGTCGTAAAAGGCATTTCAGATGGCGCAGTGAAGTAG
- the yicI gene encoding alpha-xylosidase: MKFTNGYWLAKEGFHLEHPNHVYEAQVKEDKLTLFLPYKPIQTRGDTLNLGMTTLSFESPREDIIKVQLVHHDKAQTGPHFQLNKQSSSVMIDTENEKFYTFQSGQLVARVPKNAAFQIDFLAEGKCLTSSLPKAQALVKSSDGLYYMREQLSLDPYEYVYGLGERFTPFIKNGQIIDCWNQDGGTGSEQAYKNIPFYLTNQGYGVFVNHPENVSFEVGSENVSRTQFSVVGERLEYYIIYGPDMKTILRKYTDLTGKPALPPAWSFGLWLSTSFTTDYREETVMGFIEEMQTREIPFDVFHFDCFWMKEFEWCGFEWNRELFPDPQQLIEKIHQKGLKVCVWINPYIGQKAAAFQECKEKGYFIKDKHGEVWQWDLWQAGQGIIDFTNPEARHWYKERLKELIEIGVDSFKTDFGERIPTDVNYHDGSDPQKMHNYYAYLYNEVVFELLAELRPDEAVVFARSASVGSQKFPVHWGGDNLSEYPSMAESLRGGLSFVLSGFGFWSHDIGGFEENATADIYKRWTQFGLLSTHSRYHGNIEYRVPWNFGEEAVLVSQRFSKLKNRLMPYIYEQAVETAQTGIPMMRPVMLEFPEDYTTHTIDKQYMFGERLLIAPIFNGQGKVTFYLPEGRWTNYLDNHVYEGQQWYTQTYDYFHLPLMVRPNSLIIEGSVDTTAAYDYTKDLTVHVFELTEKVTQQVVDQQGLSVGTITVIPEDESYQVKIEGLSHVQVVLRNRKVQGWTEHPLGCSILVEH, encoded by the coding sequence ATGAAGTTTACAAACGGCTATTGGTTGGCAAAAGAAGGGTTTCATCTTGAACACCCGAACCATGTCTATGAAGCTCAAGTGAAGGAGGATAAGTTAACTCTTTTCTTGCCTTATAAACCGATCCAGACAAGAGGGGATACCTTGAATCTAGGGATGACGACCTTGTCTTTTGAATCACCAAGAGAAGATATTATCAAAGTACAACTGGTGCATCATGACAAAGCACAAACCGGTCCTCATTTTCAACTCAACAAGCAATCATCTTCGGTCATGATCGATACAGAAAATGAAAAATTTTATACGTTCCAATCAGGACAATTAGTCGCACGAGTGCCGAAAAACGCCGCATTCCAAATTGATTTTCTCGCGGAAGGGAAATGTTTGACTTCTTCTTTGCCAAAAGCACAGGCGTTGGTCAAAAGTAGTGACGGCCTGTATTACATGCGAGAACAGTTATCATTAGATCCGTATGAATATGTCTATGGCTTAGGTGAACGATTCACCCCGTTCATCAAAAATGGGCAAATCATTGATTGTTGGAATCAAGATGGCGGTACTGGTAGTGAACAAGCGTATAAAAATATCCCATTTTATTTAACGAACCAAGGGTATGGTGTCTTTGTCAATCATCCTGAAAATGTCTCATTTGAAGTTGGTTCGGAGAATGTTTCACGCACACAATTCAGTGTAGTAGGTGAACGATTGGAATACTATATCATCTATGGACCCGATATGAAAACGATCTTAAGAAAATACACTGATTTAACGGGCAAACCCGCATTGCCACCTGCATGGTCGTTTGGTTTGTGGTTATCAACTTCCTTTACGACGGACTATCGTGAAGAAACAGTCATGGGATTTATTGAAGAAATGCAGACACGAGAGATTCCGTTTGATGTCTTTCATTTTGATTGTTTTTGGATGAAAGAATTCGAGTGGTGTGGTTTTGAATGGAATCGCGAGCTGTTTCCAGATCCGCAACAACTGATTGAAAAAATCCATCAGAAGGGCTTGAAGGTCTGCGTATGGATCAACCCGTATATCGGACAAAAAGCGGCAGCCTTTCAAGAGTGTAAAGAGAAAGGCTATTTCATCAAAGATAAACATGGCGAAGTTTGGCAATGGGATCTTTGGCAAGCGGGTCAAGGAATCATTGACTTTACAAATCCAGAAGCGCGTCATTGGTACAAAGAAAGGCTGAAAGAACTCATAGAAATTGGTGTCGATTCCTTCAAGACGGATTTTGGTGAACGTATACCTACGGATGTGAATTACCACGATGGTTCTGATCCGCAAAAAATGCACAACTATTATGCGTATCTTTATAACGAAGTCGTCTTTGAATTATTAGCAGAATTACGCCCAGATGAAGCGGTCGTATTTGCTCGTTCTGCTTCGGTTGGTTCACAAAAATTCCCAGTCCATTGGGGTGGGGACAACTTATCGGAATACCCGTCCATGGCAGAATCATTAAGGGGTGGACTCTCATTTGTGTTATCCGGCTTTGGCTTCTGGAGCCATGACATTGGTGGATTTGAAGAGAATGCGACAGCGGATATTTATAAACGTTGGACACAATTCGGATTATTATCTACTCATAGTCGCTACCATGGTAATATTGAATACCGAGTACCGTGGAACTTTGGGGAAGAAGCGGTATTGGTCAGCCAACGATTTTCAAAATTAAAAAATCGCTTGATGCCTTATATCTATGAGCAAGCGGTAGAAACAGCGCAAACAGGTATCCCGATGATGCGTCCAGTGATGCTGGAATTTCCAGAAGACTATACGACGCATACGATCGATAAACAGTATATGTTCGGTGAACGGCTGTTGATTGCACCGATTTTCAATGGGCAGGGAAAGGTCACTTTTTATTTACCAGAGGGACGTTGGACGAATTATTTAGATAATCATGTATATGAAGGACAACAATGGTACACACAGACCTATGATTACTTCCACTTACCCCTCATGGTCCGTCCTAATTCATTGATCATCGAAGGTTCCGTGGATACGACCGCTGCATACGACTACACGAAAGACTTGACTGTGCACGTTTTTGAACTGACTGAAAAAGTGACGCAACAAGTGGTAGATCAACAGGGGCTTTCAGTTGGTACGATCACTGTCATACCCGAAGATGAGAGCTATCAGGTCAAGATAGAAGGGTTATCACATGTTCAAGTCGTGCTTAGAAATCGGAAAGTACAAGGATGGACGGAACATCCACTAGGCTGTTCCATCCTGGTTGAACACTAG
- a CDS encoding YjbQ family protein, producing the protein MKFAKDQLTLTSNGNRVSYHNITEQVKAIVEKSQITNGICLVQSPHTTCSVIFEEYMHDTDFNGDEFLQVDLNRILDKIIPRELSENTNYRYPGPKHLEFLMGLDDPNYPTDPATILNGDAHIRSSFFGASESFILSEGKLEIGSVGYIYFVDFDQNRVRNRTCHVMVMGE; encoded by the coding sequence ATGAAATTCGCAAAAGATCAATTAACTTTGACTTCAAATGGTAATCGTGTGTCTTATCATAATATTACTGAACAGGTCAAAGCAATCGTTGAGAAAAGTCAAATCACGAATGGTATTTGTCTCGTTCAATCTCCTCATACGACTTGCTCAGTGATTTTTGAAGAGTATATGCACGATACCGATTTTAATGGCGATGAATTTCTACAAGTAGACCTAAATCGTATTTTAGATAAAATCATTCCGAGAGAGCTATCTGAGAACACGAATTATCGTTATCCAGGACCGAAGCATTTAGAATTCCTGATGGGTCTGGATGATCCTAACTATCCAACCGATCCTGCAACGATTTTAAATGGCGATGCTCACATCCGCTCTTCCTTTTTCGGTGCAAGCGAAAGTTTTATTTTGAGCGAAGGAAAATTAGAGATTGGCTCTGTTGGCTATATTTACTTCGTCGACTTTGACCAAAACCGTGTACGAAACCGAACCTGTCACGTCATGGTGATGGGAGAGTAA